A single window of Flavobacterium sp. 140616W15 DNA harbors:
- a CDS encoding fibronectin type III domain-containing protein encodes MKNSIYLLIISLLFTACGGGSDDSDPTSEANVAPTVPELVSPADNKLCVDNTVSFQWKPSTDSNKDVITYQIQVAKDNTFAQVIKTNEVNSDNSLINLDKNTAYYWRVKATDSKGLSSAYSSTYKLYTTGEAVVNHLPFSPELVQPDINTTLSTTTATLKWKATDVDATDVLTYDVYFGTTNPPNKKISENKATNALDVTLEPAKEYFWRVIVKDNKGGETAGQVWKFKTN; translated from the coding sequence ATGAAGAACTCTATATACCTATTAATCATTAGTTTATTATTTACAGCTTGCGGTGGCGGTAGCGATGATTCAGATCCAACTTCCGAAGCTAATGTAGCACCAACAGTACCGGAATTGGTTTCTCCGGCAGACAATAAACTATGTGTAGATAATACTGTTTCTTTTCAATGGAAACCTTCTACAGATAGCAACAAAGACGTTATCACTTATCAAATTCAGGTAGCAAAAGATAATACATTTGCTCAAGTTATAAAAACAAATGAAGTTAACTCTGATAATTCATTGATAAATTTAGATAAAAACACAGCGTATTACTGGAGAGTAAAAGCTACAGATAGTAAAGGTCTATCTAGTGCTTATTCCTCTACTTACAAACTTTATACTACTGGCGAAGCTGTGGTGAATCATTTGCCTTTTTCTCCAGAATTAGTACAACCTGATATAAATACGACATTAAGCACCACAACTGCAACTTTAAAATGGAAAGCAACAGATGTTGATGCTACAGATGTTCTAACTTATGATGTCTATTTTGGAACTACTAACCCACCTAACAAAAAAATAAGCGAGAACAAAGCTACAAATGCACTTGATGTAACTTTAGAACCTGCAAAAGAATATTTCTGGAGAGTTATTGTGAAAGACAACAAAGGAGGAGAAACCGCTGGTCAAGTTTGGAAATTCAAAACCAACTAA